The genomic DNA CGCCGTCCGACGCACGCGGCGCCGCCGTCTCGCCCGCGACCCCCCGATCGAGCCGGAACCGACGGTCGGGCGCGCCCCTTGCTTGGACGGCGGATGGGCCGTCATCCGGCAAGGAGATCCGATGCGCTACACCCTCGGTTGCAGCCTGTCCTACAACATCCTCTCGGACACCACCTTCATCTTCAATCTGGAGGTGGCGAAGCTGAAGAGCGTCGAGATCCTGAGCGAGAGCCTGGTCCTGACGCCGAACCTCAAGCGCGATCTCTACACGACCCCCGATCTCCAGAACCGCTATCTCGCGGTCAACGTCCCGACCGGTCAGTTCGCGCTGGAGTACAATGCCGAGGTCGACCTGACCGTGCACCGGGCCGACCCGGCGACCGTCAACGAGACGCCCATCGGGCAGCTGCCGCTCGACATCCTGCCGTTCCTGCTGCCGAGCCGGTTCGTCTCCTCGGACCGGCTGACGCCCTTCGCGCTCGCCGAGTTCGGGGCGCTCCCCAAGGGCCACGCGCGCGTGAACCAGATCTGCAACTGGATCCACGACCACATCGCCTACCAGCCCGGCTCCAGCGACGGCGAGACGACCGCCCACGAGTCGCTCCTGAAGCGCGCCGGCGTCTGCCGCGACTTCGCGCATATCGGCGCCGCCTTCTGCCGGGCGCTCGGGATCCCGGCCCGGTTCGTGAGCTGCTACGCCCACGGCCTCGTCCCGAGCGACTTCCACGCGGTGTTCGAGGCCTATCTCGACGGGCGCTGGTGGCTGTTCGACGCCACCCGGCAGGCCGACCTCGACGGGCTGGTGCGGATCGGCGTCGGGCGCGACGCCGCGGAGATCGCCTTCTCGACGCCCTTCGGCAACATGCAGCCGGTCAATCAGCAGGTCCGGATCCAGCGCGCGGACGGGCAGGGCAGCCCGATGCCGCGCACGGTGGACGCCATCTCGACCGAGATCCCGGCGCCGCACGCCGGAGCGGCCTGAGCGCGGATCCGGCCGGGATCACGTCGTCCTGTGATCCCGTGATCCCGGCCGCGCCGCGGCGAAGCGGGTGCCGGTGCAGGA from Methylobacterium oryzae includes the following:
- a CDS encoding transglutaminase-like domain-containing protein; the protein is MRYTLGCSLSYNILSDTTFIFNLEVAKLKSVEILSESLVLTPNLKRDLYTTPDLQNRYLAVNVPTGQFALEYNAEVDLTVHRADPATVNETPIGQLPLDILPFLLPSRFVSSDRLTPFALAEFGALPKGHARVNQICNWIHDHIAYQPGSSDGETTAHESLLKRAGVCRDFAHIGAAFCRALGIPARFVSCYAHGLVPSDFHAVFEAYLDGRWWLFDATRQADLDGLVRIGVGRDAAEIAFSTPFGNMQPVNQQVRIQRADGQGSPMPRTVDAISTEIPAPHAGAA